ACAACGCCTACTCCCTGTGGTGCGGGCGTGACGCCCTCAAGGACGGCGTGATCCTCGCCAACGGCGACACCGTCCACCCGGTCTCCGTCGAGAAGACGCTGCTCGCCGCCCGCGGCGACGGCAAGAAGATCATCCTCGCCCTGGACACCGTGAAGGACCTCGCCGACGAGGAGATGAAGGTCGTCGTCGACCCCGCCAAGGGCATGACGAAGATCACCAAGCTGATGGACCCCGCCGAGGCCACCGGTGAGTACATCGGCGTCACCCTCATCGAGGGCGACGCGGCCCCCGAACTGGCCGACGCGCTCAAGACCGTGTGGGAGACCGACCCGCAGCAGTTCTACGAGCACGGCTACCAGGAGCTGGTGAACCGCGGCTTCCGTATCG
This region of Streptomyces caelestis genomic DNA includes:
- a CDS encoding phosphocholine cytidylyltransferase family protein, with protein sequence MIGLVLAAGAGRRLRPYTDSLPKALVPVGPAGIEGEPTVLDLTLANFAEVGLTEAAIIVGYRKEAVYARREALEKKYGLKLTLIDNDKAEEWNNAYSLWCGRDALKDGVILANGDTVHPVSVEKTLLAARGDGKKIILALDTVKDLADEEMKVVVDPAKGMTKITKLMDPAEATGEYIGVTLIEGDAAPELADALKTVWETDPQQFYEHGYQELVNRGFRIDVAPIGDVKWVEIDNHDDLARGREIACQY